Proteins co-encoded in one Salarias fasciatus chromosome 4, fSalaFa1.1, whole genome shotgun sequence genomic window:
- the LOC115387754 gene encoding immunoglobulin superfamily member 6-like, with protein sequence MLSDHIIQSLDHSQTFRPAVDMGRLLWLSLLLTHLRVTDCASKKGECIHQPNREIWKKIGASVDLQCTVHCRAQKTQYEWFVFKENTHLRLSLPNDKYSLKGAALHIKSLHGNDSGIYHCAAFSSGGPGCCEHHVGPGETLIVSDKSATMVRYILLLLLFALLALYSLAVLTLIIKKYGCGTKECRKTEKSQKKKSSKKTQFRDVLQEMYRRGNLQKTKAAASGDEFQAEAAPNELDGSGEEIYQNI encoded by the exons ATGTTGTCAGATCACATCATACAGTCATTAGATCATTCTCAAACATTCAGGCCGGCTGTAGACATGGGGCGCCTGCTTTGGCTTTCTCTCCTGCTCACCCACCTGCGTGTAACAG ATTGCGCGAGTAAAAAAGGTGAATGCATACACCAGCCAAACCGGGAGATCTGGAAGAAAATAGGAGCGAGTGTTGACCTCCAGTGCACGGTACACTGTCGAGCCCAAAAAACGCAATACGAGTGGTTCGTtttcaaggaaaacacacacctccgtcTCAGCCTCCCGAATGACAAGTACAGCCTGAAAGGAGCTGCTCTACACATAAAGTCACTTCATGGCAACGACAGCGGGATCTACCACTGTGCAGCGTTTTCAAGCGGAGGACCAGGATGCTGTGAACACCATGTTGGACCTGGGGAAACGCTGATAGTGAGCG ataaATCTGCAACAATGGTGAGATACATTCTTCTGTTGCTACTATTTGCCCTCTTGGCACTCTACAGCTTGGCAGTACTGACACTTATTATAAAGAAG TATGGCTGCGGCACAAAAGAatgcagaaagacagaaaaatccCAGAAG AAAAAATCCAGCAAAAAGACACAGTTCCGTGATGTGCTGCAAGAAATGTACAGAAGAGGGAACCTGCAGAAAACCAAAGCAGCGGCGAGTGGGGACGAATTTCAAGCTGAG GCAGCACCCAACGAGCTGGACGGCTCCGGGGAGGAAATA
- the LOC115386731 gene encoding ER lumen protein-retaining receptor 2-like, translating to MNIFRLSGDLSHLAAIIILLLKIWKSRSCAGISGKSQILFALVFTTRYLDLLTSFISLYNTCMKVIYIGCAYSTVYLIYVKFRATYDGNHDSFRVEFLVVPVGGLSVLINHDFSVLEILWTFSIYLESVAILPQLFMISKTGEAETITTHYLFCLGLYRALYLFNWIWRFYFEGFFDMIAIVAGVVQTVLYCDFFYLYVTKVLKGKKLSLPA from the exons ATGAACATCTTCAGACTGTCAGGAGATCTCTCCCATCTTGCTGCTATCATCATCCTGCTGCTCAAAATATGGAAAAGCAGGTCGTGTGCAG gTATCTCTGGAAAGAGCCAAATTCTATTTGCTCTCGTCTTCACCACACGCTACCTGGACCTGCTCACCTCCTTCATCTCCCTGTATAACACATGCATGAAG GTGATCTACATTGGCTGTGCGTACTCCACCGTCTACCTGATCTACGTGAAGTTCAGGGCCACCTACGACGGAAACCACGACAGCTTCAGGGTGGAGTTCCTGGTTGTTCCTGTTGGAGGGCTTTCTGTCCTCATCAACCATGACTTCTCCGTCTTAGAG ATCCTCTGGACGTTCTCCATCTACCTGGAGTCGGTGGCCATCCTCCCACAGCTCTTCATGATCAGCAAGACGGGCGAGGCCGAGACCATCACGACCCACTACCTGTTCTGCTTGGGCCTGTACCGGGCCCTGTATCTCTTCAACTGGATCTGGCGCTTCTACTTCGAGGGCTTCTTCGACATGATCGCCATCGTGGCCGGCGTGGTTCAGACTGTCCTCTACTGCGACTTCTTCTACCTTTATGTCACCAAAG TGTTGAAAGGCAAGAAGCTGAGCCTGCCAGCGTAG
- the LOC115386736 gene encoding promethin-like, with translation MQSSSRVQQLYGRWTALLNRLQEDPKVAQVMNSRIGQYLSSHPFVALSVMLFSAMAALPFGLFLSFALVTLIMAAVGFVFFEAFLLFVGGVTLLCVLSGIGVFSVVVAVFINVVYTTSSSLLSCYNTRQAERSQSEEKDGGDDTSAETQ, from the exons atgcagagcagcagcagagtccagcagctgTACGGGAGATGGACGGCCCTGCTGAATCGCCTCCAGGAGGATCCCAAA GTGGCTCAGGTGATGAATTCCAGAATCGGGCAGTACCTCAGCAGCCACCCCTTCGTGGCTCTCTCAGTGATGCTCTTCAGCGCCATGGCTGCTCTGCCTTTTGGACTCTTCCTCAGTTTTGCACTTGTGACTCTCATCATGGCAGCTGTAGGCTTCGTCTTCTTTGAGG cgTTCTTGTTGTTTGTCGGCGGGGTGACCCTGCTGTGTGTGCTGTCCGGCATCGGCGTCTTCTCCGTCGTGGTTGCAGTCTTCATTAATGTAGTCTACACCaccagctccagcctcctgaGCTGCTATAACACAAGGCAGGCCGAG AGAAGTCAAAGCGAGGAGAAGGACGGCGGCGATGACACGTCAGCAGAAACACAGTAG